From Salvia splendens isolate huo1 chromosome 16, SspV2, whole genome shotgun sequence, a single genomic window includes:
- the LOC121772648 gene encoding patatin-like protein 2, with amino-acid sequence MEEIPCFRQTDQPPEFSRYITVLSIDGGGIKGILPAVILDFLESQLQEVDGEQARIADYFDVIAGTSTGGLVTAMLTAPNQSNRPLYSGKGIKPFYLENCPKIFPQSHSLIPYGRLVKSLLGPLYDGKHLHSVLKDELQSIKLSQAITDVIIPAFDIKRMQPVIFSTYEAKRNPLLDANFADICISTSAAPTFLPGHEFATTDGQGKSREYNLIDGGVAANNPTLIAITEVIRQMFDSSVDYFRMKPVDYPRLLTISIGTGAARVDEKFDIKRASKWGILDWLLEGGTTPLLEIFSQASADMVDIHTSLLFQALQSQDNYLRIQDDELTGIENSVDIATKENLERLVAIGERLLKGPVSRVDLLSGLTEPLNNGGTNAQALKRFARILSSERKLRLGSKGSEMRSAVPQVRTRHAKVGKTFKITNTYPNTLRSYPMCSINAITPHLQILL; translated from the exons ATGGAGGAAATCCCATGCTTCCGTCAAACCGATCAGCCGCCGGAGTTCAGCCGCTACATCACCGTTCTCAGCATTGACGGCGGCGGAATCAAAGGAATCCTCCCCGCCGTCATCCTCGATTTCCTCGAATCGCAACTACAGGAGGTGGATGGGGAGCAAGCGAGAATCGCCGACTATTTCGACGTGATTGCCGGAACGAGCACCGGCGGCCTAGTCACGGCCATGCTCACCGCTCCAAATCAAAGCAACCGCCCCCTCTACTCCGGCAAGGGCATCAAGCCTTTCTACCTAGAAAACTGCCCCAAGATTTTCCCCCAATCACA CTCTCTCATTCCCTACGGAAGACTAGTGAAGTCGTTGCTCGGGCCGTTGTACGACGGAAAGCACCTCCACAGCGTCCTGAAAGACGAGCTGCAGAGCATCAAGCTCAGCCAAGCCATCACAGATGTCATCATTCCCGCTTTCGACATCAAACGGATGCAGCCCGTCATTTTCTCCACTTACGAG GCAAAGAGAAATCCGTTGTTGGATGCTAATTTTGCGGACATCTGCATTAGTACTTCGGCCGCTCCAACGTTTCTCCCCGGGCACGAGTTCGCCACCACGGACGGGCAGGGGAAGTCGAGAGAGTATAATCTGATCGACGGCGGCGTAGCTGCAAATAATCCG ACTCTGATCGCGATAACGGAAGTGATAAGGCAAATGTTCGACAGCAGCGTTGACTACTTCCGAATGAAGCCGGTTGACTATCCTCGGCTTCTGACGATATCGATCGGGACCGGAGCGGCGAGAGTCGACGAGAAATTCGACATAAAACGTGCTTCAAAATGGGGGATCTTGGACTGGCTGCTGGAGGGCGGAACGACGCCGTTACTTGAAATATTTAGCCAAGCAAGCGCGGATATGGTTGACATTCACACTTCTCTGTTGTTCCAAGCACTTCAGTCCCAGGACAATTACCTCAGGATCCAG GATGATGAGCTGACTGGAATTGAGAATTCGGTTGATATTGCGACCAAGGAGAACTTGGAAAGGCTTGTGGCGATCGGCGAAAGGCTGCTGAAAGGTCCGGTTTCAAGAGTTGATTTACTTTCTGGCTTAACTGAGCCCCTCAACAATGGAGGCACTAATGCACAAGCTCTCAAAAG ATTCGCGCGTATATTGTCGAGTGAAAGGAAACTTCGTTTGGGTTCGAAGGGTAGTGAAATGCGCAGCGCAGTTCCGCAAGTGAGGACGAGGCATGCCAAAGTTGGGAAGACCTTCAAGATTACCAATACTTACCCCAACACTTTGCGTTCCTATCCAATGTGTTCCATCAATGCAATCACACCACATCTTCAAATCTTACTATGA
- the LOC121772649 gene encoding ABC transporter E family member 2-like isoform X2, with amino-acid sequence MEGEFSDSGIIVLLGENGTGKTTFLRILAGIFEPRTVECDVEIPKFNVSFKSQNVGMTAQLTVKSLLFSRIRDSYMDPQFVSDVMKPLLNKNLMDKKLQDLSNGELQRVSIVACIGKPADLYLIDEPSKYLDAEQSIIHCFEIIKKFIQQVKKTALVEHDFTMATYLADRVMVFEGKPSVDCVANPPQSVLKWFSSKYYSMCVYLYTHLQTSHIQALLFPYAFIIPQRYRHED; translated from the exons ATGGAGGGTGAATTCAGTGATTCGGGAATTATTGTGCTGCTCGGAGAAAATGGAACAGGAAAGACAACCTTCCTACGGATACTG GCTGGCATTTTTGAGCCTCGTACAGTAGAATGTGATGTGGAAATTCCCAAGTTCAATGTCTCTTTCAAGTCACAGAATGTCGGTATGACAGCTCAGCTTACCGTGAAAAGTTTGTTGTTTTCAAGAATTCGTGATTCGTACATGGATCCTCAGTTTGTATCTGATGTGATGAAGCCTCTATTGAATAAAAATTTGATGGATAAAAAGCTTCAGGATCTCTCTAATGGAGAATTACAGAGGGTTTCCATCGTTGCTTGTATTGGAAAG CCAGCTGATTTATATTTGATAGATGAACCAAGCAAATATCTAGACGCGGAGCAGAGTATCATTCATTGTTTCGAAATCATAAAGAAATTCATACAACAAGTGAAGAAGACCGCACTTGTGGAGCATGATTTCACCATGGCAACATACCTTGCTGATAGGGTGATGGTGTTCGAGGGGAAGCCGTCCGTTGATTGCGTTGCCAATCCACCTCAATCAGTATTGAAATGGTTTAGTAGTAAGTATTATAGCATGTGTGTCTATCTCTACACTCACTTGCAAACCTCTCATATACAAGCATTGCTATTTCCCTATGCATTTATTATTCCTCAAAGATATAGACATGAGGATTGA
- the LOC121772649 gene encoding ABC transporter E family member 2-like isoform X1 has translation MTSCYLSLICIYSQAEEIRRVSDEQIETGARHKYPSVTVTQRRKFKLKVMEGEFSDSGIIVLLGENGTGKTTFLRILAGIFEPRTVECDVEIPKFNVSFKSQNVGMTAQLTVKSLLFSRIRDSYMDPQFVSDVMKPLLNKNLMDKKLQDLSNGELQRVSIVACIGKPADLYLIDEPSKYLDAEQSIIHCFEIIKKFIQQVKKTALVEHDFTMATYLADRVMVFEGKPSVDCVANPPQSVLKWFSSKYYSMCVYLYTHLQTSHIQALLFPYAFIIPQRYRHED, from the exons ATGACTTCATGTTACCTCTCTTTGATATGCATTTATTCTCAG GCTGAAGAGATTCGACGAGTAAGTGATGAGCAAATTGAAACAGGTGCAAGGCACAAGTATCCAAGCGTGACGGTCACTCAGAGAAGAAAATTCAAGCTCAAGGTTATGGAGGGTGAATTCAGTGATTCGGGAATTATTGTGCTGCTCGGAGAAAATGGAACAGGAAAGACAACCTTCCTACGGATACTG GCTGGCATTTTTGAGCCTCGTACAGTAGAATGTGATGTGGAAATTCCCAAGTTCAATGTCTCTTTCAAGTCACAGAATGTCGGTATGACAGCTCAGCTTACCGTGAAAAGTTTGTTGTTTTCAAGAATTCGTGATTCGTACATGGATCCTCAGTTTGTATCTGATGTGATGAAGCCTCTATTGAATAAAAATTTGATGGATAAAAAGCTTCAGGATCTCTCTAATGGAGAATTACAGAGGGTTTCCATCGTTGCTTGTATTGGAAAG CCAGCTGATTTATATTTGATAGATGAACCAAGCAAATATCTAGACGCGGAGCAGAGTATCATTCATTGTTTCGAAATCATAAAGAAATTCATACAACAAGTGAAGAAGACCGCACTTGTGGAGCATGATTTCACCATGGCAACATACCTTGCTGATAGGGTGATGGTGTTCGAGGGGAAGCCGTCCGTTGATTGCGTTGCCAATCCACCTCAATCAGTATTGAAATGGTTTAGTAGTAAGTATTATAGCATGTGTGTCTATCTCTACACTCACTTGCAAACCTCTCATATACAAGCATTGCTATTTCCCTATGCATTTATTATTCCTCAAAGATATAGACATGAGGATTGA
- the LOC121770829 gene encoding ankyrin repeat-containing protein At2g01680-like — MDSSKSLRFIAHQSFFSAVRCDDRESLKNLIESEGSDPSSLMALQNDEKETALYIAAENNFFETFIYLLSFCDLETVKIRAKSDMNAFHVAAAKGHLGIVEELVSKWPELCRVCNSSNTSPLYTAAAQDHLDVVNAILDADPDTIRIVRKNGKTALHTTARYGQLSIVKALIQRDPGIISIKDKKCQTALHMAAKGQNTAVIEELLEGDISILNESDKKGNTAVHIATRKSRSQIVTLLLVYRSIDVNAINNDRETAMDIVDKLQYGVPALEITEALTEAGGKHARHVGKVDEAMELKRTVSDIRHEVQSQLIQNEKTQRRVSGIAKELKKIHREAVQNTINSVTVVAVLVASIAFLALFNLPGLYSTDGPEAGTAIIHDTVAFRMFCLLDATALFISLSVVVIQITLVAWDTTAQKQVVSVVNKMMWAACISTCGAFLSISFVVVGTKSTWMAITITALGVPILVGTLISLCYFVFRQHFGMFGNDSQRRIRRSSGSKSFSWSYSAHISDLDDYESDEKKIYAL, encoded by the exons ATGGACTCCTCCAAGTCCCTGAGATTCATAGCCCACCAATCATTCTTCTCCGCCGTCCGATGCGATGATCGGGAATCGCTCAAGAACCTCATCGAGAGTGAAGGGTCTGATCCATCTTCGTTGATGGCCCTTCAAAACGATGAGAAGGAAACTGCCCTTTATATAGCCGCAGAGAATAATTTTTTCGAGACTTTCATCTACTTGCTCAGTTTCTGCGATTTGGAGACTGTGAAGATAAGGGCGAAGTCGGATATGAATGCCTTCCATGTCGCTGCAGCTAAGGGCCACTTGG GAATCGTGGAGGAACTTGTTAGCAAGTGGCCTGAGCTTTGTAGAGTTTGCAACTCTTCAAACACGAGCCCTCTCTACACAGCTGCTGCCCAGGATCATCTAGATGTAGTTAATGCCATATTAGATGCAGACCCGGACACAATAAGGATTGTAAGGAAAAATGGTAAAACAGCGTTGCATACGACAGCAAGATATGGCCAATTGAGTATTGTAAAAGCACTTATTCAAAGGGATCCCGGAATTATATCCATCAAGGACAAGAAGTGCCAAACTGCTCTGCATATGGCTGCCAAAGGTCAGAATACTGCCGTCATTGAAGAACTACTAGAAGGTGACATTTCAATCTTAAACGAGAGTGACAAGAAGGGGAATACTGCTGTCCATATAGCTACACGGAAAAGCCGCTctcag ATAGTTACACTTTTACTGGTATATAGATCCATTGATGTGAATGCCATCAACAATGATCGTGAAACTGCAATGGACATAGTGGACAAACTCCAGTACGGAGTGCCTGCTCTTGAAATTACAGAAGCCCTAACCGAGGCCGGTGGCAAGCATGCTAGGCATGTTGGGAAAGTTGACGAAGCAATGGAGCTCAAGAGGACAGTGAGCGACATCAGACACGAAGTCCAGTCCCAGCTCATCCAAAACGAGAAGACACAAAGACGAGTCTCTGGCATTGCCAAGGAACTCAAAAAGATCCACAGAGAAGCTGTCCAGAACACCATAAACTCTGTGACCGTCGTAGCTGTTCTAGTTGCCTCCATTGCCTTCCTTGCGTTGTTCAACTTGCCTGGCCTGTACTCGACGGATGGGCCAGAGGCTGGAACTGCCATAATCCATGACACTGTTGCATTCCGTATGTTCTGCCTTCTTGATGCCACAGCTCTCTTCATATCACTGTCTGTGGTTGTCATCCAGATCACATTGGTTGCCTGGGACACAACGGCTCAGAAGCAGGTCGTCTCCGTGGTGAACAAGATGATGTGGGCAGCCTGCATCAGCACTTGTGGGGCCTTCTTGTCAATATCGTTCGTCGTAGTTGGAACAAAGAGCACTTGGATGGCTATAACCATAACTGCGTTAGGAGTCCCCATTCTTGTTGGCACTCTGATCAGTCTTTGCTATTTTGTCTTCCGACAGCATTTTGGGATGTTTGGGAATGATTCTCAGAGACGGATCAGACGGTCAAGTGGAAGCAAGTCGTTTTCGTGGTCTTACTCTGCACATATATCCGATTTGGACGATTATGAATCTGATGAGAAGAAGATTTATGCATTGTGA
- the LOC121772650 gene encoding defensin J1-2-like, which yields MSSFLRLFATAFLVMMLLFSTGMVAEARTCESKSHRFKGICVRKANCAAVCQTEGFHGGHCRGFRRRCYCTRHC from the exons ATGAGCAGCTTTTTGAGGTTGTTTGCTACTGCTTTCCTAGTGATGATGCTTTTGTTCTCCACTG GAATGGTGGCGGAGGCAAGGACGTGCGAGTCGAAGAGCCACCGGTTCAAGGGAATCTGTGTGAGAAAAGCCAATTGCGCGGCGGTGTGCCAGACAGAGGGTTTCCACGGCGGCCACTGCCGGGGCTTCCGCCGCCGCTGCTACTGCACTAGACACTGTTAA